The following proteins are encoded in a genomic region of Parachlamydiales bacterium:
- a CDS encoding polyprenyl synthetase family protein: MQTELLALRNDLEEVNATLEHLLQTKELEHVHLYEAARYAVLGPGKRIRPLLCLAATQLFGIPNSHALVPASALELIHCYSLIHDDLPAMDNDDYRRGRPTLHKVYPEGHAILTGDYLLTYAFELLSNAPHLSAEKRINLVRILAEAAGGEGMVGGQVRDVSSEGKNLKLNDLEELHLRKTGRMFQAALLFGAVISDANETNYQLLKEIGEKIGLAFQIHDDVIDVINSAQKHGYSVSSDQTNNKTTYVTLLGLDEARTAVDTLLQETKTLFEKLPANQEKLKTILHRAFSIK; encoded by the coding sequence ATGCAAACTGAACTACTTGCGTTACGAAATGACCTCGAGGAAGTAAATGCAACACTTGAACATCTGCTGCAAACAAAAGAATTAGAACACGTCCACCTATATGAGGCGGCCCGATATGCTGTCCTTGGGCCCGGCAAGCGCATCAGGCCATTATTATGCTTAGCAGCAACCCAGCTGTTTGGCATACCTAATTCACACGCCCTCGTTCCAGCTTCTGCCTTAGAATTAATACACTGCTATTCTTTAATCCATGATGACCTGCCTGCCATGGACAATGATGATTATCGCCGCGGCAGGCCCACCTTGCATAAAGTCTATCCCGAAGGGCATGCCATCCTCACAGGCGATTATCTTTTAACCTATGCCTTTGAACTCCTCAGTAATGCCCCCCACCTTTCTGCTGAAAAAAGGATTAATTTAGTGCGCATCTTAGCAGAAGCGGCCGGTGGAGAAGGCATGGTAGGCGGACAAGTACGGGATGTATCTTCAGAAGGAAAAAATCTAAAATTAAATGATTTGGAAGAGCTTCACCTACGCAAAACCGGTCGTATGTTCCAAGCAGCCCTTTTATTCGGAGCCGTTATTTCCGATGCGAATGAAACAAATTACCAATTGTTAAAAGAAATAGGCGAAAAAATCGGCTTAGCTTTCCAAATCCATGATGATGTCATCGATGTCATCAATAGCGCACAAAAACACGGATATAGCGTTTCCTCTGATCAAACCAACAATAAAACCACTTATGTAACACTACTAGGTTTGGATGAAGCGCGCACTGCAGTTGATACCCTATTGCAAGAAACCAAAACTCTTTTCGAAAAACTACCCGCCAATCAAGAGAAATTAAAAACAATTCTGCATAGAGCATTTTCAATAAAATAA
- a CDS encoding sugar transferase — protein sequence MKKDPLSYQLLHPSEVKHIPTKRIFDIAFSICALVFLFPFLLLIALAIAVTSPGKVTYGHTRIGRGGKPFKCYKFRTMYSDAEKRLQEILTSDPEKKAEWLSNFKLKDDPRVTPLGRFLRRTSLDELPQFWNVLRGHLSVVGPRPVVAEELNQFFGEKAKTVLKIRPGVTGPWQVSGRSDTSYETRILMDTQYVDSQSLWVDLRLIGKTIYCMLSRKGAY from the coding sequence ATGAAAAAAGATCCCTTAAGTTACCAACTACTTCACCCAAGCGAAGTGAAACATATTCCGACTAAACGAATATTTGATATTGCGTTTAGTATTTGCGCACTAGTTTTTCTTTTCCCTTTCCTACTTCTAATTGCATTAGCGATTGCAGTTACATCCCCCGGAAAAGTTACCTATGGACATACGCGTATCGGACGAGGAGGTAAACCCTTCAAATGCTATAAGTTCCGGACGATGTATAGCGATGCTGAAAAACGGCTGCAGGAAATCCTGACTTCCGATCCTGAAAAAAAAGCTGAATGGCTTAGCAACTTCAAATTGAAAGATGACCCTAGAGTTACCCCCTTAGGGCGCTTCCTCCGTAGAACATCCCTAGATGAACTGCCTCAATTTTGGAATGTCCTACGCGGACACCTAAGCGTTGTCGGACCGCGTCCTGTAGTAGCCGAAGAGTTAAACCAATTTTTTGGCGAAAAAGCAAAAACAGTGCTTAAAATTAGACCGGGTGTCACTGGTCCCTGGCAAGTCTCCGGCCGTAGTGATACCTCCTATGAAACACGCATTTTGATGGACACGCAATATGTCGACTCCCAATCGTTATGGGTAGATCTGCGCCTTATCGGAAAAACTATTTACTGCATGCTTTCACGTAAAGGTGCGTATTGA